One window of Nicotiana tomentosiformis chromosome 11, ASM39032v3, whole genome shotgun sequence genomic DNA carries:
- the LOC104091649 gene encoding COBRA-like protein 2 isoform X1 — protein MALFRSPAFCILLLSLFFTSIDCSDAHGSKGNVTIKWDIKTWTSDGYIVVVSIYNFQKYPIQAPGWQLGWTWAKQEIIWSVLGGLATEKGDCSRFEGNIPHCCKRDPTFVDMTPQTPPEQQIENCCKGGVIKSWLQDPGNGLSGFQMKVGHAGTNKRRVRRPKRFSLKAVGVAYICREVKKVEPSKKALMTWRISCIHSHILLSTPPPEASPHVPNPEARPHVTVPGNGELTLVHTLIGVLVAIIVWLFILLVQIFL, from the exons ATGGCACTCTTCCGCTCACCAGCATTTTGCATTCTCTTGCTTTCTCTGTTCTTTACGTCTATTG ATTGTTCTGATGCACATGGATCCAAGGGAAATGTTACCATCAAGTGGGACATCAAGACTTGGACTTCAGATGGATACATT GTTGTTGTTTCCATCTATAACTTCCAGAAGTATCCTATTCAAGCACCAGGATGGCAGTTGGGTTGGACATGGGCCAAACAGGAAATAATTTGGAGTGTGCTTGGAGGTCTAGCTACGGAGAAAGGGGATTGTTCCCGGTTCGAAGGGAACATCCCCCATTGCTGCAAGAGGGACCCAACGTTTGTGGACATGACTCCACAAACACCTCCCGAGCAACAAATTGAAAATTGTTGCAAAGGTGGCGTAATCAAATCATGGCTTCAAGATCCGGGGAACGGTTTGAGCGGCTTCCAGATGAAAGTTGGTCATGCTGGAACCAACAAACGGAGAGTGAGAAGACCAAAGAGATTTAGCCTCAAGGCAGTGGGAGTTGCATATATATGTAGAGAAGTAAAAAAGGTGGAACCAAGCAAGAAAGCATTGA TGACATGGAGAATTAGTTGCATCCACTCTCATATCCTTTTGTCTACGCCGCCTCCAGAGGCTAGTCCACATGTGCCAAATCCAGAGGCACGTCCACATGTTACTGTCCCCGGCAATGGTGAGCTCACGCTGGTTCACACTTTGATAGGAGTTTTGGTGGCTATTATAGTGTGGCTTTTCATTCTTTTAGTGCAAATATTTTTATAG
- the LOC104091649 gene encoding COBRA-like protein 1 isoform X2 has protein sequence MDVFSFLAFTQIGHDNFISKVVVSIYNFQKYPIQAPGWQLGWTWAKQEIIWSVLGGLATEKGDCSRFEGNIPHCCKRDPTFVDMTPQTPPEQQIENCCKGGVIKSWLQDPGNGLSGFQMKVGHAGTNKRRVRRPKRFSLKAVGVAYICREVKKVEPSKKALMTWRISCIHSHILLSTPPPEASPHVPNPEARPHVTVPGNGELTLVHTLIGVLVAIIVWLFILLVQIFL, from the exons ATGGATGTCTTTTCCTTTTTAGCTTTTACTCAAATAGGACATGACAATTTTATCTCAAAG GTTGTTGTTTCCATCTATAACTTCCAGAAGTATCCTATTCAAGCACCAGGATGGCAGTTGGGTTGGACATGGGCCAAACAGGAAATAATTTGGAGTGTGCTTGGAGGTCTAGCTACGGAGAAAGGGGATTGTTCCCGGTTCGAAGGGAACATCCCCCATTGCTGCAAGAGGGACCCAACGTTTGTGGACATGACTCCACAAACACCTCCCGAGCAACAAATTGAAAATTGTTGCAAAGGTGGCGTAATCAAATCATGGCTTCAAGATCCGGGGAACGGTTTGAGCGGCTTCCAGATGAAAGTTGGTCATGCTGGAACCAACAAACGGAGAGTGAGAAGACCAAAGAGATTTAGCCTCAAGGCAGTGGGAGTTGCATATATATGTAGAGAAGTAAAAAAGGTGGAACCAAGCAAGAAAGCATTGA TGACATGGAGAATTAGTTGCATCCACTCTCATATCCTTTTGTCTACGCCGCCTCCAGAGGCTAGTCCACATGTGCCAAATCCAGAGGCACGTCCACATGTTACTGTCCCCGGCAATGGTGAGCTCACGCTGGTTCACACTTTGATAGGAGTTTTGGTGGCTATTATAGTGTGGCTTTTCATTCTTTTAGTGCAAATATTTTTATAG